The following proteins come from a genomic window of Gemmatimonadaceae bacterium:
- a CDS encoding HNH endonuclease: MPRPRPLHGLTPSLAIVDELHAHPNDQVYLAVLTALAKRRGSKLLVISSAGQGADTPLGRLRTRALAKPATDVDHILPVIQVGTDHPDNLRAGCAHCNRSRRPRSSSLR, translated from the coding sequence GTGCCCCGACCCCGCCCACTGCACGGCCTCACTCCCTCGCTCGCGATCGTCGACGAACTCCACGCCCACCCCAACGATCAGGTCTATCTCGCGGTCTTGACCGCGCTCGCGAAACGGCGAGGGTCCAAGCTGCTCGTGATCAGCAGCGCCGGGCAGGGTGCCGACACGCCGCTCGGTCGGCTGCGCACCCGCGCGCTCGCCAAGCCCGCCACCGACGTCGACCACATCCTCCCCGTCATCCAGGTCGGCACCGACCACCCCGACAACCTCCGCGCCGGCTGCGCCCACTGCAACCGATCCCG